In the genome of Pseudoliparis swirei isolate HS2019 ecotype Mariana Trench chromosome 3, NWPU_hadal_v1, whole genome shotgun sequence, one region contains:
- the nrip1b gene encoding nuclear receptor-interacting protein 1, with product MTHGEEPGPETHKDSAVLTYLEGLLMHPVVAGPGATASGRSEAAHSNQEQSDKVGGPFQLPNHSPTAPKAGTNGPTQGSSQHLKKARLLRSGDWNDPGSQRITSPPMEMNGQVGGLQNGTLEGSPHAGESTLLASLLQSFSSRLQSVAMSQHSNKPPSECSSPSKAPSPDKEPLPVYGTASSRLKGLMRKSKLQNHSNTPYSRRGHSQDRPPESPRSAHSATPPSAQTTAESVSCADRLKAVANMVKIRSSPAPSPKPSVACSQLALLLSSEAHLQQYSREHALKAQLSGRSASERLAAMANQQYGQDSRPPSVGGNLPGAPDTLSSLSTQNGMTTTTTTTTTLPRTALSSPQSPSLLHGNSRSSPPTPPAHAPNPTLSQPSREKRGFDSRPARPPQTCSSLLLLLLNNHNNQKQLTKNGHLEDGCGILPPSGSSSVTSDSECSVQERSLTKDSSDAESSYSSCSPIDLSIRSRASARDKGPKNTAPSSSFSFYSSTSTLSSSTAVFSSMPVSFSPRASAQPSAATFSPTSAAVPCISTAMSSSSSSSMSTSSLDKLTESLINKWKPEPSGSKLCKNKESEMSQDLKSHSKVTLMQLLLERRNNEMVNKSVCKPDSPADITMAAIGRGQPKGLVPWEETRTESPIDRPVAPAQPLYSPLSRDTSGARSPYSFPSPHVQSSPLDLCKSKAFPAEEASEPAFSASKLLQNLAQCGTASSSPPIPSSKGLGQELEASRPLALLERLNAPIYRTTTTPLSDGPSGSGTPFSQKDASPPSMQIENLLERRTVLQLLLGTGSATAPVIRKDRPSGRRSVEIAGGCYEKSPGTSLICDGSNGPTLDVKVKTEFAEEVGQSSAMSEDSSGRKRHGGYEKKSPRADCQQDLKTEPRPTEVIAKYGLLSQLLKQQTATYYTSSAMQAETQPRQVKEEQREYLSPTPKKRRLCSVRTDSLNQTSCPRAVDSGNINMYASPAVQEEPDRQRTVKEEEAPPRSPPSETLTREGRGFNVLKQLLLSDNCLKELSQQPRGTPSPSVLQANGSILSQPAHNHSFLHLPGWQPHGSLNSGPPSNLRPLPTPPAGDSPIRTSWSRQPAPWPVAPKPDPPTLVKQEPESPVRWSSQENEEEQPEEEEGGEGCDSNPDSPRLSRSNPILYYMLQKGSIQLRKEMRDQAEGTHSLVRVKEEPISDMHAYEHSLSSIPQSPNHNDKHSHESQGLSQSYE from the coding sequence ATGACTCATGGGGAGGAGCCTGGCCCTGAGACACACAAGGATTCAGCTGTTCTAACTTATCTGGAAGGTTTACTGATGCATCCAGTGGTAGCCGGGCCTGGGGCCACGGCGAGCGGGAGGTCTGAGGCTGCCCACAGCAACCAGGAGCAGAGTGACAAGGTGGGCGGGCCTTTCCAACTGCCCAATCATAGCCCCACGGCTCCCAAAGCGGGAACTAACGGGCCCACACAGGGTTCCTCGCAGCACCTGAAGAAGGCCCGTCTACTGCGCTCCGGAGACTGGAATGATCCAGGATCCCAGCGGATCACTTCACCCCCAATGGAGATGAACGGCCAGGTGGGAGGCCTGCAAAATGGAACATTAGAGGGATCTCCTCATGCCGGGGAGAGCACCCTGTTGGCGTCCCTGCTCCAGTCCTTCAGCTCACGGCTTCAGAGTGTAGCAATGTCTCAGCACTCTAATAAACCCCCCAGTGAGTGTTCCTCTCCATCCAAGGCACCGTCTCCGGATAAAGAGCCACTTCCTGTGTATGGCACAGCCTCGAGCCGCTTGAAGGGCCTGATGAGGAAGAGCAAACTTCAAAATCACAGCAACACCCCTTACAGTCGCAGGGGACACAGTCAAGACAGGCCCCCAGAATCGCCCCGGTCAGCACACAGTGCCACTCCTCCCTCCGCCCAGACGACTGCTGAATCCGTGTCCTGTGCGGATCGTCTGAAGGCGGTGGCCAACATGGTGAAGATCCGTTCTAGTCCGGCGCCTTCACCCAAGCCCAGTGTGGCCTGCAGTCAACTGGCCCTGCTGCTGTCCAGCGAAGCCCACCTCCAGCAGTACTCACGGGAGCATGCACTCAAAGCCCAGCTCTCAGGAAGGTCTGCCAGCGAGAGACTAGCTGCCATGGCAAACCAGCAGTACGGCCAGGACAGCCGGCCCCCGAGTGTGGGAGGGAACCTGCCTGGAGCCCCAGACACACTAAGCTCCTTATCAACCCAAAAtggaatgacaacaacaaccacaacaacaacaacactcccTCGAACGGCGCTGTCCAGTCCACAGAGCCCCTCTTTGCTACATGGCAACAGCCGAAGCTCCCCACCCACTCCCCCTGCGCATGCTCCAAACCCCACCCTCAGCCAGCCATCAAGGGAGAAGCGAGGCTTTGACTCCCGTCCAGCCCGCCCCCCGCAGACATGCAGcagcttgctgctgctgcttctcaacaaccacaacaaccagAAGCAGCTGACAAAGAACGGGCACCTGGAGGACGGCTGTGGCATTCTGCCGCCGAGCGGCTCTTCTTCAGTCACATCGGACAGCGAGTGCTCCGTCCAGGAGAGGAGCCTGACCAAGGACAGCAGTGATGCAGAGAGTTCCTACTCGAGTTGCTCTCCCATTGACCTCTCCATAAGAAGCCGGGCCAGTGCACGAGACAAAGGGCCCAAAAACActgccccctcttcctctttctccttctacTCTTCCACCTCTACCCTCTCTTCTTCCACCGCAGTGTTTTCCTCCATGCCAGTTTCATTCTCTCCCCGAGCTTCTGCTCAACCCTCCGCCGCAACCTTTTCTCCAACCTCTGCTGCTGTCCCCTGTATTTCCACTgccatgtcctcctcttcctcctcctctatgtcTACCTCCTCTCTAGACAAACTAACAGAATCTTTAATAAACAAGTGGAAGCCAGAGCCATCAGGGTCAAAACTGTGCAAGAACAAGGAGTCTGAAATGAGCCAGGACCTAAAATCACACTCTAAAGTCACACTAATGCAGCTTCTTCTTGAGCGCAGGAATAATGAGATGGTTAATAAAAGCGTATGTAAGCCTGATTCACCTGCTGATATAACTATGGCAGCCATAGGTCGAGGCCAACCAAAGGGACTTGTGCCCtgggaggagaccaggacagaaAGCCCCATCGACAGACCGGTAGCCCCAGCCCAGCCCCTCTACTCACCACTCAGCCGGGACACTAGTGGTGCACGATCCCCATactccttcccctccccccatgtCCAGTCCAGCCCATTGGATTTGTGTAAATCTAAAGCCTTCCCTGCTGAGGAGGCTTCAGAGCCTGCCTTCAGTGCCAGTAAACTGTTACAAAATCTGGCTCAGTGTGGCACAGCTTCTTCCtccccacccatcccctccagcAAAGGGCTCGGTCAGGAGCTCGAGGCCAGCAGGCCCCTTGCCCTCTTGGAAAGGCTCAATGCTCCAATATACAGGACCACCACCACTCCACTCTCAGACGGACCCTCTGGCAGTGGCACACCTTTCAGTCAGAAGGACGCTTCTCCTCCTTCAATGCAGATCGAGAACCTTCTAGAGAGGCGCACTGTACTGCAGCTCCTTCTGGGAACGGGCTCGGCCACTGCTCCGGTCATCCGTAAAGATAGGCCCAGTGGCAGGAGGAGTGTGGAGATCGCAGGGGGCTGCTATGAGAAGAGCCCCGGCACCTCCCTCATATGTGACGGCTCCAATGGGCCCACTTTGGATGTAAAGGTCAAAACTGAGTTTGCGGAGGAGGTGGGACAGTCCTCGGCCAtgtctgaggactctagtggcAGAAAGAGACATGGTGGCTATGAGAAGAAAAGCCCCCGAGCCGATTGTCAGCAGGACTTAAAAACAGAACCACGGCCCACAGAGGTCATCGCGAAATATGGCCTCCTCAGCCAGCTGCTGAAACAACAGACTGCTACCTACTATACCAGTTCTGCGATGCAGGCTGAGACACAGCCCAGGCAGGttaaagaggaacagagggagtaTCTAAGCCCCACTCCTAAGAAGAGACGCCTCTGCTCTGTCCGGACTGACAGTTTGAATCAGACTAGCTGTCCGAGAGCAGTGGACAGTGGCAACATAAACATGTACGCGTCCCCTGCCGTTCAGGAAGAGCCTGACCGGCAGAGGACCgtgaaggaagaggaggctccACCGAGGAGTCCTCCAAGTGAAACCCTCACCAGAGAGGGTCGAGGCTTCAATGTGCTTAaacagctgctgctctctgacAACTGCCTGAAGGAGCTGTCCCAGCAGCCCCGGGGGACGCCCAGTCCCTCCGTCCTGCAGGCCAACGGCAGCATTCTTAGTCAGCCCGCCCATAATCACAGCTTCCTCCACCTGCCGGGCTGGCAACCCCACGGTTCCCTCAACTCAGGGCCTCCGAGTAATCTCAGACCGCTGCCCACCCCCCCTGCAGGGGACAGCCCTATCCGCACCTCCTGGAGCCGCCAGCCAGCTCCGTGGCCGGTCGCTCCAAAGCCGGACCCGCCCACTCTCGTCAAACAGGAGCCCGAGAGCCCTGTGAGGTGGAGTAGTcaggagaatgaggaggagcagccggaggaggaggaggggggggagggttgTGACTCAAACCCGGACTCCCCGCGGCTCTCGCGCTCCAACCCCATCCTGTACTACATGCTGCAGAAGGGCAGCATTCAGCTGAGGAAGGAGATGCGGGATCAGGCCGAGGGAACCCACTCTCTGGTCCGAGTTAAAGAAGAGCCAATCAGTGACATGCATGCTTATGAACACAGTCTGAGCTCCATCCCGCAATCACCCAACCACAATGACAAGCACAGCCATGAGAGCCAGGGGCTGAGCCAATCATATGAGTAG